A region from the Ralstonia pickettii genome encodes:
- a CDS encoding TonB-dependent receptor: MSFHKRTGAAAPKRTLVCRAALALSAAAPLSAFSAEDAASVPAPVTQELAPTVVRATANPAPFARNTPAVVQSVTADQLADRNVVTAEDAVKYQPNVMVRRRFIGDRNSIFAGRDFNEIQSARGLLYADGILLSNLLGSSYSFPPRWSMVGPDDLARVDILYGPFSALLPGNSMGTTIAMTLRRPEKFEAAAQTQVMSQHYNDAYGFSRNVTGNHESASLGDRIGKFWYALSVDRLENDSQPMQYATPNSRFTAGGTPVPVTGARQDLGPNGQPRVILGPQMLERTQQLQETLRFGYVFSDSLEASLTLGHWENHFNDQALSFLRDAAGNTITGGNVLINGTPYTIAPNTFAPQNGDQENWLYGLGVKGKIGGWKIDTNASAYNVSRDILRASNTAAGNGPGTVFYGDGTGWSNFDIKATSPTVSGHTFTTGYHYDQYHLRNQTFNATNWSTETLSTLKSSYQGDTQTQAVFLQDAWAFAPRWLATLGLRYESWRAYNGQLGNGTSTLGYASRTEDAFSPKAAIQWQATQDTLLRLSYGRAVRFPTVAELFQGTISGNTIVNNDPNLKPERANDFDFTVEQAVPYGVLRTSLFQSDVRDSIYTQTNITVTPNVTNVQNVDRVRTRGIELAYSGQDVLQDAGVRGVDVEANVAFTQSKMLADAANPTYVDKTWPRMPRVRANLFASWHATPDWTVGAGVRYSGRQYGTLDNTDVLPNVYGGTSSFFTVDLKASYRIDKHVTLALGVDNLTDRQYFVYHPYPSRTFYGQLKWRL; this comes from the coding sequence ATGTCATTCCACAAGCGCACCGGGGCCGCTGCCCCTAAGCGCACGCTGGTGTGCCGCGCTGCGCTCGCCCTGAGCGCAGCGGCACCGCTGTCTGCTTTTTCGGCCGAGGATGCGGCATCCGTGCCCGCGCCCGTCACGCAGGAACTCGCGCCCACCGTGGTGCGCGCCACTGCCAACCCCGCGCCGTTCGCCCGCAATACACCGGCGGTCGTACAAAGCGTCACGGCCGATCAGTTGGCTGACCGCAACGTCGTCACCGCCGAAGACGCGGTCAAATATCAGCCCAATGTGATGGTGCGCCGCCGCTTCATTGGCGACCGCAATTCCATCTTCGCCGGACGCGATTTCAACGAGATTCAAAGCGCCCGCGGCCTGCTGTATGCCGACGGCATTCTGCTCTCGAACCTGCTTGGCTCGAGCTACAGCTTCCCGCCGCGCTGGTCGATGGTCGGGCCGGACGACCTGGCGCGCGTCGATATTCTGTATGGGCCGTTCTCTGCGCTGCTGCCCGGCAACTCGATGGGCACGACCATTGCGATGACGTTACGCCGCCCCGAGAAATTCGAGGCTGCCGCGCAGACGCAGGTGATGAGCCAGCATTACAACGATGCCTATGGCTTTTCGCGCAACGTCACCGGAAACCACGAAAGCGCATCGCTGGGCGACCGCATCGGCAAGTTCTGGTATGCGCTGTCAGTCGACCGGCTGGAGAACGACAGCCAACCGATGCAATACGCCACGCCCAACTCCCGGTTCACCGCGGGCGGCACGCCGGTGCCGGTCACGGGCGCGCGGCAGGATCTCGGCCCCAACGGCCAGCCGCGCGTGATTCTCGGGCCCCAGATGCTCGAGCGCACCCAGCAACTGCAAGAGACGCTGCGATTCGGCTACGTGTTCAGCGACAGCCTAGAGGCCTCGCTCACGCTGGGCCATTGGGAAAACCATTTCAACGATCAGGCGCTCAGCTTTCTGCGCGATGCCGCCGGCAACACCATCACGGGCGGCAATGTGCTGATCAACGGCACGCCCTACACGATCGCCCCGAACACCTTCGCCCCGCAAAACGGCGACCAGGAAAACTGGCTCTACGGCTTGGGCGTGAAGGGCAAGATCGGCGGCTGGAAAATCGACACCAACGCTTCCGCTTACAACGTTTCGCGCGACATCCTGCGCGCGTCGAACACGGCGGCCGGCAATGGACCCGGCACGGTGTTCTACGGCGACGGTACCGGCTGGTCCAACTTCGACATTAAGGCGACGTCGCCCACGGTGTCCGGCCATACCTTCACGACCGGTTACCACTACGACCAATACCACCTGCGCAACCAGACCTTCAACGCGACGAACTGGTCGACGGAAACCCTATCCACGCTCAAATCCAGCTACCAGGGCGACACGCAAACGCAGGCCGTTTTCCTGCAGGACGCGTGGGCGTTTGCGCCACGCTGGCTGGCCACACTGGGCCTGCGCTACGAAAGCTGGCGCGCCTACAACGGCCAGCTCGGCAACGGCACAAGCACGTTGGGCTACGCCAGCCGTACCGAAGACGCGTTTTCGCCCAAGGCCGCCATTCAATGGCAGGCCACGCAAGACACGCTGCTGCGCTTGTCGTATGGCCGCGCCGTGCGCTTTCCGACGGTGGCGGAGCTGTTCCAGGGCACGATCAGCGGCAACACGATCGTCAACAACGACCCGAACCTCAAACCTGAACGCGCCAATGATTTCGACTTCACCGTCGAGCAGGCTGTGCCCTACGGCGTATTGCGTACCAGCCTGTTCCAGAGCGACGTGCGCGACAGCATCTACACGCAGACCAACATCACCGTCACGCCCAACGTGACGAACGTGCAGAACGTCGATCGCGTGCGCACGCGCGGCATCGAGTTGGCGTATTCGGGACAGGACGTTCTGCAGGATGCGGGTGTGCGCGGCGTGGACGTTGAAGCCAACGTCGCTTTCACGCAATCGAAGATGCTGGCCGACGCCGCCAACCCGACCTACGTCGACAAGACCTGGCCGCGCATGCCGCGCGTGCGCGCCAATCTCTTTGCGAGCTGGCACGCTACCCCCGATTGGACCGTGGGCGCGGGCGTGCGTTACTCCGGCCGCCAATACGGCACGCTCGACAACACCGATGTGCTGCCGAACGTCTACGGCGGCACCAGCAGCTTCTTCACCGTGGACCTCAAGGCCAGCTACCGTATCGACAAGCACGTCACGCTGGCGCTGGGCGTCGACAACCTGACCGATAGGCAGTATTTCGTGTATCACCCGTACCCGTCGCGCACCTTCTATGGGCAACTGAAATGGCGTCTGTAA
- a CDS encoding sialidase family protein, with protein sequence MQSIPRFLAGALLVFAATLALAHEGHDHGGMAGKGAAKPQLATTAAFDKAGRLWVTWAEGQHVVVASSDDLGKTLSAPQRVNPQPEPIYTDGENRPKVIASPDGALYVNWSRPLDAPYTGFVRFSRSLDGGKTWSAPVTVHHDRQPITHRFDSIAVDSAGHVFVTWIDKRDLLRAQAAKQPYDGAAVYYTVSTDRGATFAPERKIIDQTCECCRIALAPDADGHMLALWRNVFAGQIRDHALATLPIDNTPLAVTRATFSEWRVDACPHHGPALAVTADGVRHMAWFSVQQDKPGLFYSRLSADGKPIGEPWGFAGSPQAGAQASHPALVAAYGALWLVWKQFADDRMQILLRKSIDGGPHWSAPAGVANTDGGSDHPQLLARDGHVYLSWRTQAEGYRLIDISNVVPTNPSLEASK encoded by the coding sequence ATGCAATCGATTCCTCGATTCCTGGCCGGTGCGCTGCTGGTTTTTGCGGCAACGCTGGCGCTTGCGCACGAAGGTCACGACCACGGCGGCATGGCAGGCAAGGGCGCCGCCAAACCGCAGCTTGCTACGACGGCGGCGTTCGACAAGGCAGGGCGCCTGTGGGTGACGTGGGCGGAAGGGCAGCACGTGGTGGTCGCTTCGTCCGACGATCTCGGCAAAACGCTGTCGGCGCCACAGCGCGTGAACCCGCAACCCGAGCCGATCTATACCGACGGCGAGAACCGCCCGAAGGTTATCGCCAGCCCGGACGGTGCGCTGTATGTGAATTGGTCGCGCCCGCTCGATGCGCCATACACGGGCTTCGTGCGTTTCTCGCGCTCGCTCGACGGCGGCAAGACGTGGAGCGCGCCAGTCACGGTCCATCACGATCGCCAGCCGATCACGCACCGCTTCGATTCGATTGCGGTCGACAGCGCAGGCCACGTCTTCGTCACGTGGATCGACAAGCGCGACCTGCTGCGGGCGCAGGCCGCCAAGCAGCCGTACGACGGCGCGGCGGTGTACTACACCGTTTCGACCGACCGCGGCGCCACCTTTGCGCCCGAGCGCAAGATCATCGACCAGACCTGCGAATGCTGCCGCATTGCGCTGGCGCCCGATGCCGACGGGCACATGCTCGCGCTGTGGCGCAACGTGTTTGCCGGGCAGATCCGAGATCACGCATTGGCGACATTACCGATCGATAACACGCCGCTTGCCGTCACGCGCGCGACGTTCTCGGAGTGGCGCGTCGATGCGTGTCCGCACCATGGCCCCGCGTTGGCCGTCACGGCAGATGGCGTGCGGCACATGGCGTGGTTCTCCGTGCAACAGGACAAGCCCGGTCTGTTCTACAGCCGGCTGTCGGCCGACGGCAAACCGATCGGCGAGCCTTGGGGCTTCGCCGGTTCGCCACAAGCCGGAGCGCAGGCCTCGCACCCCGCATTGGTCGCCGCGTATGGCGCGCTGTGGCTGGTCTGGAAACAGTTTGCCGACGACCGCATGCAGATCCTGCTGCGCAAATCCATCGACGGCGGCCCGCACTGGTCGGCGCCGGCCGGCGTGGCAAACACCGATGGCGGCAGCGATCACCC